The following coding sequences are from one Muntiacus reevesi chromosome 17, mMunRee1.1, whole genome shotgun sequence window:
- the HMGB2 gene encoding high mobility group protein B2 produces the protein MGKGDPNKPRGKMSSYAFFVQTCREEHKKKHPDSSVNFAEFSKKCSERWKTMSAKEKSKFEDMAKSDKARYDREMKNYVPPKGDKKGKKKDPNAPKRPPSAFFLFCSEHRPKIKSEHPGLSIGDTAKKLGEMWSEQSAKDKQPYEQKAAKLKEKYEKDIAAYRAKGKSEAGKKGPGRPTGSKKKNEPEDEEEEEEEEDEDEEEEEEDEE, from the exons atggggaAGGGCGACCCCAACAAGCCGCGGGGCAAGATGTCTTCGTACGCCTTCTTCGTGCAGACCTGCCGCGAGGAGCACAAGAAGAAGCACCCCGACTCCTCCGTCAATTTCGCAGAGTTTTCCAAGAAATGTTCCGAGAGATGGAAG ACTATGTCGGCCAAGGAAAAGTCCAAGTTCGAAGACATGGCAAAAAGTGACAAAGCTCGCTACGACCGGGAGATGAAAAATTATGTCCCTCCTAAAGGTgacaagaagggaaagaaaaaagatcccAACGCTCCGAAAAGGCCTcc ATCTGCCTTCTTCCTGTTTTGCTCCGAACATCGCCCAAAGATCAAGAGCGAACACCCTGGCTTATCCATTGGGGATACTGCAAAAAAATTGGGTGAAATGTGGTCTGAGCAGTCAGCCAAAGATAAACAGCCGTATGAACAGAAAGCAGCTAAGCTAAAGGAGAAATACGAAAAG GATATTGCTGCATACCGTGCCAAGGGCAAGAGTGAAGCGGGAAAAAAGGGCCCTGGCAGGCCGACAGGCTCCAAGAAGAAGAATGAACCAGaagatgaggaggaagaagaggaggaagaagatgaagatgaggaagaggaagaggaagatgaggaaTAA